A genome region from Arachis duranensis cultivar V14167 chromosome 8, aradu.V14167.gnm2.J7QH, whole genome shotgun sequence includes the following:
- the LOC107461138 gene encoding uncharacterized protein LOC107461138, whose protein sequence is MASEESFVVLVHHRGSIKRKTRSGVKFTDKDPLCIVLTPTMSYDDLVRSVLMKLGLEGAKRVKKFFYRIPITVLQDTVKYDCFMISSDEDLQVMFLCRRQFPEVRTPELLAKLVDVVSNSGGSNRNTTTLATAAGSSSRPAVGSSSVPVYQPVVQPVASPSFAVDLNGSVCDEVGSRKNLPNTLLGVAPLSVGDGLLGDAEEDDVEPDMIDDDSGDDIGASEPALAVGGSSSGT, encoded by the coding sequence atggctagtgaggagagttttgtTGTTTTGGTTCACCACAGAGGATCCATTAAGAGAAAAACTCGTTCCGGCGTGAAGTTCACAGATAAGGATCCTCTCTGTATTGTCTTGACTCCTACGATGAGCTATGATGACCTTGTTAGATCTGTACTGATGAAACTCGGTCTGGAAGGTGCGAAGCGGGTTAAGAAGTTTTTCTATCGCATTCCAATCACGGTGCTCCAGGATACCGTGAAGTATGATTGTTTCATGATTAGTAGTGATGAGGACTTGCAAGTAATGTTTCTTTGTCGGCGGCAGTTTCCAGAGGTGAGGACACCAGAGTTGTTGGCAAAGCTGGTTGATGTGGTATCCAACTCAGGGGGTTCGAACCGGAATACCACCACTTTAGCCACGGCAGCCGGTTCTAGTTCCCGACCTGCCGTTGGTTCTTCCTCCGTCCCTGTGTACCAGCCAGTGGTCCAACCTGTCGCCTCCCCATCTTTTGCTGTTGATCTCAATGGCAGCGTATGCGACGAGGTAGGTTCAAGGAAAAATCTGCCAAACACTTTACTGGGCGTTGCACCGCTTAGCGTTGGAGATGGATTGTTGGGTGATGCAGAGGAGGATGACGTCGAGCCGGATATGATTGACGATGACAGCGGCGATGATATTGGAGCGAGTGAGCCTGCATTGGCGGTAGGTGGTTCCAGCTCTGGCACATAG